One window from the genome of Bacillus weihaiensis encodes:
- the htpX gene encoding protease HtpX has translation MAKRIFLFLLSNILVITTIGIVLSLLNVSPYQTINGDLNLVNLLIFSAVVGFTGSFVSLAMSRWMAKMMMKVKVLDPSSSLSAYERELVDRVHRLSRAAGLSKMPQVGIYQSSEVNAFATGPSKRRSLVAVSTGLLNTMDDDAIEGVLAHEVAHISNGDMVTMTLLQGIVNTFVVFFARIAAWIATRFVREEIAPIVHFVAVIIFQLVFSVLGSLVVFAFSRYREYHADRGGADLAGKDKMIHALRSLQQYTQRVRDDEASLATLKINSKKGMSLFSTHPDLNERIRRLEAK, from the coding sequence ATGGCTAAGAGAATATTTTTGTTCCTCTTATCAAACATATTAGTTATTACTACAATTGGTATTGTTTTATCTCTTTTAAATGTATCACCTTATCAAACGATAAACGGAGATCTAAATTTAGTTAATTTACTCATCTTTAGTGCAGTCGTTGGCTTTACAGGCTCTTTTGTCTCATTAGCTATGTCTAGATGGATGGCAAAAATGATGATGAAGGTTAAAGTACTTGATCCTTCTAGTTCTCTTTCTGCTTATGAGAGAGAATTAGTCGACAGAGTTCATCGTCTTTCACGTGCAGCCGGATTATCTAAGATGCCGCAGGTGGGGATTTATCAGTCTTCGGAAGTAAATGCATTTGCAACAGGCCCATCTAAACGTCGTTCTCTAGTCGCAGTATCTACAGGTTTATTAAATACGATGGACGATGATGCGATTGAAGGAGTCTTAGCTCATGAGGTAGCACATATTTCTAATGGAGATATGGTAACGATGACTTTATTGCAAGGAATTGTGAATACATTTGTTGTTTTCTTCGCGCGAATTGCTGCGTGGATTGCAACACGTTTTGTTCGTGAGGAAATCGCCCCAATCGTCCATTTTGTTGCCGTGATTATTTTCCAGCTTGTATTTTCTGTTTTAGGAAGCCTTGTTGTTTTTGCCTTCTCAAGATACAGAGAATATCACGCAGATCGTGGCGGAGCGGACTTAGCTGGTAAAGATAAAATGATTCATGCTCTTCGCTCGTTGCAGCAATATACTCAACGTGTAAGAGATGATGAAGCGTCACTTGCTACACTAAAAATTAATAGTAAAAAAGGGATGTCGTTATTCTCAACACACCCTGATTTAAATGAACGAATTCGTCGATTAGAAGCAAAATAA
- a CDS encoding DUF1836 domain-containing protein → MTIQLTRLQMTELLYSLKGDSRNSPYQTFQKFTTINFNEKEMPSFISKTSKKKQHKEYGLSTNEIVSLANLCELTSLKSTSIQNWIKRDIKELIGPPELGKKYSIDQAAMLLIVKDLKTSLDFEKIRNSLTIVFNTLSDRSDDLISPIAFYEIYAKAVSSFDILPALKIKDLTINQLIVEKIDQVDKSSLNLTDHQWNTIKPVLVIAVLSVIASHFQTLAHIYLTDML, encoded by the coding sequence ATGACAATTCAATTAACACGATTGCAGATGACAGAACTGCTTTACTCATTAAAAGGTGATTCAAGGAACTCACCTTATCAAACCTTCCAGAAATTCACAACTATAAACTTTAATGAAAAAGAGATGCCTAGTTTCATTTCAAAAACAAGCAAAAAAAAACAACATAAAGAGTACGGATTATCTACAAATGAAATTGTCTCACTTGCTAACTTATGCGAACTCACATCTTTAAAATCAACCTCCATTCAAAATTGGATTAAACGAGATATTAAAGAGCTAATTGGTCCGCCAGAGCTTGGTAAGAAATATTCAATTGACCAAGCGGCTATGCTCCTAATTGTAAAAGATTTAAAAACATCTTTAGACTTTGAAAAAATTAGAAATTCCTTAACTATTGTATTCAATACGTTATCAGATAGAAGTGATGATCTCATTAGTCCCATCGCTTTTTATGAAATATATGCAAAAGCTGTCTCATCATTTGATATCCTACCAGCATTAAAAATAAAAGATCTAACAATTAATCAACTTATTGTCGAGAAAATTGATCAGGTTGATAAATCTAGCCTTAACCTTACGGACCATCAATGGAACACAATTAAACCTGTACTAGTTATAGCCGTGTTATCAGTCATTGCTTCCCATTTTCAAACATTAGCTCACATCTATTT